One Micavibrio aeruginosavorus ARL-13 genomic window carries:
- a CDS encoding tyrosine recombinase XerC: MAEPPHLTHLQREQCAPDLADALGHWVDWLRERNLSKHTVRAYCGDVGGFVTFLCGHLGRPPSLNDLSDATIREFRAWMSRRAIDGASAATRARGLSGVKNLIGWLDRSGIMHNGAIKTVRTPKLPHKLPRPLSQRQAQSVLDNAESLSAATNDGWIGSRNRALFTLLYGCGLRIDEALSLNINGLPRDGFIRVRGKGNKERQVPVLQIVERMITQYRAECPFAETSDRPLFIGERGKRLHQGVAQKAMRDIRLALGLPETATPHALRHSFATHLLENGANLREIQELLGHASLSTTQRYTEVNAEELIRIHHAAHPRNKIDT, translated from the coding sequence ATGGCTGAGCCTCCCCATTTAACGCACCTGCAACGCGAACAATGCGCGCCGGATCTGGCCGATGCGTTGGGGCACTGGGTGGATTGGTTGCGGGAAAGAAACCTGTCCAAACACACGGTGCGGGCGTATTGCGGTGATGTGGGAGGGTTCGTCACATTTTTATGCGGTCATTTGGGCCGCCCGCCATCCTTAAACGATTTATCCGACGCCACCATTCGCGAATTTCGCGCATGGATGTCCCGCCGCGCCATTGACGGCGCATCCGCCGCTACACGGGCGCGCGGATTATCCGGTGTTAAAAACCTGATCGGGTGGCTGGATCGCAGCGGCATCATGCATAACGGGGCTATTAAAACGGTACGCACACCGAAACTGCCCCACAAACTGCCCCGCCCCCTCAGCCAACGTCAGGCGCAAAGTGTTTTGGACAATGCCGAATCCTTATCCGCCGCCACCAATGACGGATGGATCGGATCACGCAACCGTGCTTTGTTTACCCTGCTGTACGGATGTGGTCTTCGTATTGACGAAGCCTTGTCACTGAATATCAACGGCCTGCCCCGCGATGGATTTATCCGCGTGCGCGGTAAGGGGAACAAGGAACGACAGGTTCCCGTTCTTCAAATCGTTGAACGCATGATCACACAATACCGCGCCGAATGCCCGTTTGCGGAAACCAGCGACCGCCCGTTGTTCATCGGCGAGCGCGGTAAACGTCTGCATCAGGGTGTCGCCCAGAAAGCCATGCGCGATATTCGCCTCGCCCTCGGCCTGCCCGAAACGGCGACACCGCACGCGCTGCGCCACTCCTTCGCCACGCATTTGCTGGAAAACGGGGCCAATTTGCGGGAAATTCAGGAATTGCTGGGCCATGCTTCCCTGTCCACCACGCAGCGTTATACCGAAGTGAACGCCGAAGAATTGATCCGCATTCACCACGCAGCCCACCCCCGCAATAAAATCGATACATAA
- a CDS encoding DUF484 family protein: MTEKSVPPSFDADDIIAWLRKNPDFLDKNPDACDLLFPPTRKDNDRKVTDFQSFMIKRLREDKDEVIEATREIVENSRANMNNQARIHNAVLMLLEATSFDDFVRTITMDCATLLDVDIVSLIVEIDSDVIPHIDLTGVRVVPSGTIHLLTKGQNAVLESNISGLDEIYGGGAGLVKSQLLMRLDISRHAPPAIVAFGSRDPNHFQPGQGTDQIGFLGGVIERCFRTWLSLPI, from the coding sequence ATGACCGAAAAATCTGTACCCCCATCATTTGACGCCGACGACATTATTGCGTGGTTACGCAAGAACCCCGATTTTCTGGATAAAAACCCGGATGCGTGTGACCTGCTGTTCCCGCCGACGCGCAAGGATAATGACCGCAAAGTCACCGACTTCCAATCCTTTATGATTAAACGTCTGCGCGAAGATAAAGACGAAGTGATCGAAGCCACGCGCGAGATTGTTGAAAACAGCCGCGCCAACATGAACAACCAGGCCCGCATTCACAATGCCGTCCTGATGCTGTTGGAAGCCACCAGCTTTGACGATTTTGTTCGCACCATCACGATGGATTGCGCGACCCTTCTGGACGTGGACATTGTTTCACTGATCGTTGAAATTGACTCGGATGTTATTCCCCATATCGACCTGACCGGTGTGCGTGTTGTGCCCAGCGGAACCATTCATTTGTTGACCAAAGGCCAGAACGCCGTTTTGGAATCAAACATTTCCGGACTGGATGAAATTTATGGCGGCGGGGCCGGATTGGTCAAATCGCAATTATTGATGCGATTGGACATTTCCCGCCACGCCCCCCCGGCCATCGTGGCGTTTGGCAGCCGTGATCCAAACCATTTCCAACCCGGTCAAGGCACGGACCAAATCGGGTTTTTGGGCGGCGTGATTGAACGCTGTTTCCGCACATGGCTGAGCCTCCCCATTTAA